Proteins encoded in a region of the Clostridium beijerinckii genome:
- the rplF gene encoding 50S ribosomal protein L6 — translation MSRVGRLPIAIPADVTVTVTPDNLVTVKGPKGELVKTMHKDISIAVENNEVIVTRHSEQKDHRALHGLTRALINNMVIGVKQGYQKTLDLVGVGYRAQLQGKKLVMNLGYSHPVEIEPIDGITFETPAATRVIVSGIDKEKVGFAAADIRKWRVPEPYKGKGIKYENEVIRRKEGKTGKK, via the coding sequence CTGTTACTGTAACACCAGACAATTTAGTTACAGTTAAGGGACCAAAAGGTGAATTAGTTAAAACTATGCATAAAGATATTAGCATAGCTGTTGAAAACAATGAAGTAATTGTTACTAGACATAGTGAACAAAAAGATCACAGAGCTCTTCACGGTTTAACAAGAGCATTAATTAATAATATGGTAATTGGAGTAAAACAAGGGTACCAAAAAACTTTAGATTTAGTTGGTGTTGGTTATAGAGCTCAATTACAAGGCAAAAAGCTTGTAATGAACCTTGGATATTCACATCCAGTTGAAATTGAACCTATTGACGGAATCACATTTGAAACTCCAGCTGCAACTAGAGTAATAGTAAGTGGAATCGACAAAGAAAAAGTTGGATTTGCTGCAGCGGATATAAGAAAATGGAGAGTACCAGAACCATATAAGGGTAAAGGTATTAAGTATGAAAATGAAGTGATCAGACGTAAAGAAGGTAAGACTGGTAAGAAATAA
- the rplR gene encoding 50S ribosomal protein L18, translating to MFKKVDKKASREKRHLRVRKKVFGTAERPRLSVFKSEKNIYAQVIDDINGVTLVAASSLEKDFAAKGGNKEGAKLVGELVAKKAIEKGIDVVVFDRGGYIYHGRIQELAQAAREAGLKF from the coding sequence ATGTTCAAAAAGGTAGACAAAAAGGCGAGCAGAGAAAAACGTCACCTTAGAGTTCGTAAAAAAGTTTTTGGAACTGCGGAAAGACCAAGACTTTCAGTATTTAAGAGTGAAAAGAATATATATGCACAAGTTATTGATGATATAAATGGTGTTACATTAGTAGCTGCTTCAAGTTTAGAAAAAGATTTTGCTGCAAAAGGCGGAAACAAAGAAGGTGCTAAACTTGTAGGTGAATTAGTAGCTAAAAAAGCTATAGAAAAAGGAATTGACGTAGTGGTATTTGATAGAGGCGGATACATATATCACGGAAGAATTCAAGAATTAGCACAAGCAGCTAGAGAAGCTGGCTTGAAATTCTAA
- the rpsE gene encoding 30S ribosomal protein S5, which yields MRIDPSTLDLKEKVVFINRVTKVVKGGRNFRFSALVVVGDENGHVGVGMGKSIEIPEAIKKGIEDAKKNLVSVAMVGTTIPHQVNGKFGTANVLIMPAKEGTGVIAGGPARAVLELAGLKDVRAKSLGSNNPNNMVNATINGLASLRTVEDIAKLRGKSVEEILG from the coding sequence ATGAGAATCGATCCTAGTACACTAGACCTTAAAGAAAAGGTTGTTTTCATAAACAGAGTTACTAAGGTTGTTAAGGGTGGTAGAAACTTCAGATTCAGCGCTCTAGTTGTTGTCGGAGACGAGAACGGACACGTTGGCGTTGGAATGGGTAAGTCAATCGAAATCCCAGAAGCAATAAAAAAAGGAATAGAAGATGCTAAGAAGAACTTAGTAAGCGTTGCAATGGTAGGAACAACAATTCCTCACCAAGTTAATGGTAAGTTCGGAACTGCAAATGTTCTAATTATGCCAGCTAAAGAAGGTACAGGAGTTATTGCTGGAGGTCCAGCAAGAGCAGTACTTGAATTAGCAGGATTAAAGGATGTTAGAGCTAAATCATTAGGTTCAAATAATCCTAATAACATGGTAAATGCAACAATAAACGGATTAGCTAGCTTAAGAACAGTAGAAGATATAGCTAAATTAAGAGGCAAATCTGTTGAAGAAATATTAGGTTAA
- the rpmD gene encoding 50S ribosomal protein L30 translates to MAKLRITLVKSLIGRKKDHIATANALGLTKIRKTVEPEATPQVQGMIKKIEYLLKVEEV, encoded by the coding sequence ATGGCTAAATTAAGAATTACATTAGTTAAGAGCTTAATAGGTAGAAAAAAAGACCATATCGCTACTGCAAATGCTCTTGGACTAACAAAGATAAGAAAAACAGTAGAACCTGAGGCAACACCTCAAGTTCAAGGTATGATAAAAAAGATTGAATATCTATTAAAAGTAGAAGAAGTATAA
- the rplO gene encoding 50S ribosomal protein L15: MKLHELKPAAGSKKAPKRIGRGTGSGLGRNAGKGEKGQNARSGGGVRPGFEGGQMPLYRRLPKRGFTNIFAKKIVSINLDRLNIFENGTEVTPELLLERRVVSKVLDGVKILGNGTLEKSLTVKGCKFSKSAIEKIEAAGGKVEVM, translated from the coding sequence ATGAAACTTCACGAATTAAAACCAGCAGCAGGTAGCAAGAAAGCACCTAAAAGAATTGGTAGAGGTACTGGTTCTGGATTAGGAAGAAATGCTGGTAAAGGTGAAAAGGGTCAAAATGCAAGATCAGGTGGTGGCGTAAGACCTGGTTTTGAAGGCGGTCAAATGCCTTTATATAGAAGACTTCCTAAGAGAGGTTTTACAAACATTTTTGCAAAGAAGATTGTTAGCATAAATCTTGACAGATTAAATATCTTTGAAAATGGTACTGAAGTTACTCCAGAATTATTACTTGAAAGAAGAGTTGTAAGTAAAGTTTTGGATGGAGTAAAGATTCTTGGAAACGGAACATTAGAAAAAAGCTTAACGGTTAAAGGATGTAAGTTCTCTAAGTCTGCTATAGAAAAGATTGAAGCAGCTGGGGGAAAAGTTGAGGTGATGTAA
- the secY gene encoding preprotein translocase subunit SecY produces MLQTLSNAFKVPELRKKILWTVLLVAVFRMGSHIPLPGINSDFLKNLSQSGGLLGFYDMLSGGAFSRSSILALGVMPYINASIIIQLLTVAIPQLEQLSKEGDTGRKKIQNATRYVSLGIAFILAYGIFATISSSGATVGLTAIQKTIVVFALVVGTTFCMWLGDQLTVKGIGNGTSILIFVNIISRVPATIASMMTLQQAGSASIVEIVLFGVFTVFLLATILYFSLSERRIPVQYAGKFASGNSNMVKSQSTHIPLSIIGSAVLAIIFSMSVMDFPKTIATLFGGAGESQKEWAKWILNNPTSIFNQKSWMYMVLYAVLTIFFNWFYTQITFKPDEMSENLHKSAGFVPGVRPGEETTTYFERVLNRLSFIGGILAAVLAVTPVMIQNYTQFQNIAFSGTGLLIVINVALDFTRKVESQMVVRHYKGFLK; encoded by the coding sequence GTGCTTCAAACTTTAAGCAATGCATTCAAAGTTCCTGAACTTAGAAAAAAGATTTTATGGACAGTATTATTAGTTGCAGTTTTCAGGATGGGAAGTCATATTCCTCTTCCTGGAATTAACTCTGATTTTTTAAAAAATCTATCTCAGTCTGGTGGACTATTAGGATTTTATGATATGCTTTCTGGAGGAGCTTTTAGCAGATCCAGTATATTAGCATTAGGAGTTATGCCATACATTAATGCATCAATAATAATTCAATTATTAACTGTTGCTATCCCACAATTGGAACAACTATCAAAAGAAGGAGATACTGGCAGAAAAAAGATACAAAATGCAACACGTTATGTATCTCTTGGAATAGCTTTTATCTTAGCTTATGGAATTTTTGCAACAATTTCAAGTAGTGGAGCTACAGTTGGATTAACTGCAATCCAAAAAACTATTGTTGTTTTTGCACTAGTGGTTGGAACAACATTTTGTATGTGGTTGGGTGATCAACTTACAGTTAAGGGCATTGGAAATGGTACTTCAATACTAATATTCGTTAATATAATTTCGAGAGTTCCAGCAACAATTGCTTCAATGATGACACTTCAGCAAGCAGGAAGTGCAAGTATTGTGGAAATTGTACTATTTGGAGTATTTACTGTATTTCTACTTGCTACTATACTATATTTTTCTTTATCAGAAAGAAGGATACCTGTGCAGTATGCTGGTAAATTTGCATCAGGCAATAGTAATATGGTTAAATCACAATCAACACATATACCATTAAGTATAATTGGATCGGCAGTTCTTGCTATTATATTTTCTATGTCTGTAATGGATTTTCCAAAAACTATTGCTACATTATTTGGTGGAGCAGGTGAAAGTCAAAAAGAGTGGGCAAAATGGATATTAAATAATCCTACATCTATCTTTAATCAGAAGAGTTGGATGTATATGGTACTATATGCAGTACTGACAATATTCTTTAATTGGTTTTATACTCAGATTACATTTAAACCAGATGAAATGTCTGAGAATTTGCATAAATCGGCAGGATTTGTGCCTGGAGTAAGGCCAGGTGAAGAAACCACAACATATTTTGAAAGAGTTTTAAACAGACTATCTTTTATTGGAGGTATATTAGCAGCGGTATTAGCTGTAACTCCAGTTATGATACAAAATTATACACAATTTCAAAATATAGCTTTTTCAGGAACTGGATTATTAATTGTTATAAATGTTGCGTTAGATTTTACTAGAAAAGTAGAATCACAAATGGTAGTTAGGCACTATAAAGGATTTCTTAAATAG
- a CDS encoding adenylate kinase: MKIVLLGPPGAGKGTQAKSISNKYSIPHISTGDIFRKNISENTPLGIEAKGYIDNGQLVPDEVTINMVKDRLQQDDCKVGYLLDGFPRTVAQADALNNFLVDKNEQLDTALLIKVPNEFILERMTGRRVCPSCGASYHVKFNPPTNEGKCDLCGSEVIQRKDDTVETVKERLDVYQKETQPLIEFYGEKGLLSEVDGTKAINEVFRGICELLGNNK, encoded by the coding sequence GTGAAGATAGTATTACTAGGTCCTCCTGGAGCTGGAAAGGGAACACAGGCTAAATCAATTAGCAATAAATATTCAATACCACATATTTCTACAGGTGATATTTTCAGAAAGAATATTTCTGAAAACACTCCCTTAGGAATAGAAGCAAAGGGTTATATTGATAACGGACAATTAGTTCCTGATGAAGTAACAATTAATATGGTTAAGGATAGACTGCAACAGGACGATTGTAAGGTCGGATATTTATTAGATGGTTTTCCTAGAACTGTGGCTCAAGCTGATGCTCTTAACAACTTTCTTGTAGATAAGAATGAACAATTAGATACCGCATTGCTTATAAAGGTACCTAATGAATTTATTCTAGAAAGAATGACTGGTAGAAGAGTATGTCCATCATGCGGAGCAAGTTATCATGTTAAATTTAATCCTCCAACAAATGAAGGAAAATGTGATTTGTGTGGAAGTGAAGTTATACAGAGAAAAGATGATACAGTTGAGACTGTAAAGGAAAGACTTGATGTATATCAGAAGGAAACACAACCGCTAATTGAATTTTACGGTGAAAAAGGCTTGCTTTCAGAAGTAGATGGCACAAAAGCTATTAATGAAGTTTTCAGAGGAATATGTGAATTGTTGGGGAACAACAAATAA
- the map gene encoding type I methionyl aminopeptidase, whose amino-acid sequence MITVKNHDEIAIMRKAGRIVGETLLLLEKEVKPGVTTANLDRIAEEFITKHGAKPSFKGLYGFPSSLCISVNEQVIHGFPGEYVLKEGDIVSIDCGAFFDGFHGDAARTFSVGEVSVEAQRLIDITRESFFQGIKFAKQGNKLTDISHEIQSYVEAAGFSVVRDFVGHGIGRKVHEDPNVPNFGKSGRGPKLLEGMVLAIEPMVNAGTYKVKTLKDGWTVVTADSSLSAHYENTVAILSDGPEILTLIK is encoded by the coding sequence ATGATTACTGTAAAGAATCATGATGAAATAGCCATAATGAGAAAAGCAGGTAGAATAGTAGGAGAAACATTGCTATTGCTTGAAAAAGAGGTAAAACCCGGAGTAACAACTGCAAATTTGGATAGAATAGCAGAAGAATTTATAACTAAGCATGGAGCAAAACCTTCATTTAAAGGCTTATATGGTTTTCCTTCGTCACTATGTATTTCAGTAAATGAGCAAGTAATACATGGATTCCCAGGAGAATATGTTCTTAAAGAAGGCGATATAGTTAGTATTGACTGTGGGGCGTTTTTTGATGGATTCCATGGAGATGCTGCAAGAACTTTCTCTGTAGGGGAAGTTTCAGTGGAAGCTCAAAGATTAATTGATATAACAAGAGAAAGTTTTTTCCAAGGTATAAAGTTTGCAAAACAAGGAAATAAATTAACTGATATATCACATGAGATACAAAGCTACGTAGAAGCAGCAGGTTTCTCAGTTGTAAGAGATTTTGTAGGTCATGGGATTGGGCGAAAAGTTCACGAGGATCCTAATGTACCTAATTTCGGAAAGTCTGGTAGAGGTCCGAAATTACTGGAGGGTATGGTGTTAGCAATAGAACCTATGGTTAACGCTGGTACTTATAAGGTTAAGACATTAAAAGATGGATGGACAGTTGTAACAGCGGATTCTTCTTTATCGGCACATTATGAAAATACAGTTGCAATTTTATCAGATGGACCTGAAATATTAACACTGATTAAGTAG
- a CDS encoding KOW domain-containing RNA-binding protein produces MQNNDLIGKVVLSKAGRDKDHLYVVVRQIDDDYVLLANGDTKLIEMPKKKKIKHLSILEDVDDELLSLINSCDKSTNLKIKRFLKLRGIVKEG; encoded by the coding sequence TTGCAAAACAATGACTTGATTGGAAAAGTAGTACTTTCAAAAGCAGGAAGAGATAAAGATCACTTATATGTTGTTGTTAGGCAGATAGATGATGATTATGTATTACTAGCTAATGGAGATACAAAATTAATTGAGATGCCTAAGAAGAAAAAAATTAAACACTTAAGTATTTTAGAAGATGTAGATGATGAATTATTATCATTAATAAACTCATGCGATAAGAGTACTAATTTAAAGATTAAGAGATTCCTAAAGCTTAGAGGCATTGTTAAGGAGGGTTGA
- the infA gene encoding translation initiation factor IF-1 translates to MSKDDVIEMQGTVLESLPNAMFQVELESGHKILAHISGKLRMNFIRILPGDKVTVELSPYDLTRGRITWRAK, encoded by the coding sequence ATGTCAAAAGATGATGTTATAGAAATGCAAGGTACGGTATTAGAATCTTTACCAAACGCTATGTTTCAAGTTGAACTTGAAAGTGGCCATAAGATTCTAGCACACATATCAGGTAAATTAAGAATGAACTTCATAAGAATTTTACCAGGAGACAAAGTTACAGTAGAACTTTCTCCTTATGATTTAACCAGAGGTAGAATTACATGGAGAGCAAAATAA
- the rpmJ gene encoding 50S ribosomal protein L36, translating to MKVRPSVKPICEKCKVIRRKGKVMVICENPKHKQKQG from the coding sequence ATGAAAGTAAGACCATCAGTTAAGCCTATTTGTGAAAAGTGCAAAGTAATCAGAAGAAAAGGAAAAGTAATGGTAATCTGTGAAAATCCTAAGCACAAGCAAAAGCAAGGCTAA
- the rpsM gene encoding 30S ribosomal protein S13 yields MARISGIDLPREKRVEIGLTYIYGIGLSTSQKILAVTGINPDTRVKDLSEEEVNEIRTYINKNLMVEGDLRRDVALNIKRLVEIGSYRGIRHRRGLPVRGQKTKTNARTRKGPKKTIANKKK; encoded by the coding sequence ATGGCAAGAATATCAGGTATTGATCTACCAAGAGAAAAAAGAGTTGAAATAGGTTTAACATATATATATGGAATAGGATTATCAACTTCACAAAAAATCTTAGCTGTAACAGGAATTAATCCAGATACAAGAGTTAAGGATTTATCAGAAGAAGAAGTTAATGAAATCAGAACTTATATCAACAAGAATTTAATGGTTGAAGGTGACTTAAGAAGAGATGTCGCTTTAAATATCAAGAGATTAGTAGAAATAGGATCATATAGAGGGATTAGACATAGAAGAGGTCTTCCAGTAAGAGGACAAAAAACTAAGACTAATGCAAGAACTAGAAAAGGTCCTAAGAAGACAATAGCAAATAAGAAGAAATAG
- the rpsK gene encoding 30S ribosomal protein S11 codes for MAAKTVKKTRRRKERKNVEHGAAHIKSTFNNSIVTLTDAVGNALSWSSAGALGFRGSRKSTPFAAQMAAETAAKVAMEHGLKSIEVYVKGPGSGREAAIRSLQAAGLEVTLIKDVTPIPHNGCRPPKRRRV; via the coding sequence ATGGCAGCTAAAACAGTTAAGAAAACTAGAAGAAGAAAAGAAAGAAAAAATGTTGAGCATGGTGCTGCACACATTAAGTCAACTTTTAATAATTCAATAGTTACTTTAACAGATGCAGTAGGAAATGCTTTATCATGGTCAAGTGCAGGAGCACTAGGTTTCAGAGGATCAAGAAAGAGTACACCATTTGCAGCTCAAATGGCAGCAGAAACTGCAGCTAAAGTAGCAATGGAACACGGCTTAAAAAGTATAGAGGTTTATGTTAAAGGACCTGGTTCAGGAAGAGAAGCAGCTATAAGATCCTTACAAGCAGCAGGACTAGAAGTAACTTTGATTAAAGATGTTACTCCAATACCACATAATGGTTGTAGACCACCAAAGAGAAGAAGAGTCTAA
- the rpsD gene encoding 30S ribosomal protein S4, with protein sequence MARYTGATCRLCRREGMKLFLKGDRCFTDKCAFVRRSYAPGQHGANKKKVSNYGVQLREKQKARRIYGILEGQFRTYYEKAEHIKGITGENLLKLLEMRLDNIVYRLGYGSSRNEARQLVTHGHFLVNGKKVDICSYHVSVNDVITVCEKSRSSEKFKTFVENPKTLPKWLEANVDNYEGKVVAEPSREDIDVPVNETLIVELYSK encoded by the coding sequence ATGGCAAGATATACTGGCGCTACATGTAGATTATGTAGAAGAGAAGGTATGAAACTTTTCCTTAAAGGTGATAGATGTTTTACAGATAAGTGTGCTTTCGTTAGAAGAAGCTATGCACCAGGACAACATGGAGCTAACAAAAAGAAAGTATCAAACTATGGTGTTCAATTAAGAGAAAAGCAAAAAGCAAGAAGAATTTATGGCATATTAGAAGGCCAATTTAGAACATATTATGAAAAAGCTGAGCATATTAAAGGTATAACAGGTGAAAACTTACTTAAATTACTAGAAATGAGACTTGATAACATAGTTTATAGATTAGGTTATGGTTCATCAAGAAATGAGGCAAGACAATTAGTGACTCACGGACATTTCTTAGTAAATGGTAAAAAGGTTGACATTTGTTCATATCATGTTTCAGTTAACGATGTAATTACTGTATGCGAAAAGAGCAGATCAAGTGAAAAGTTTAAAACTTTTGTTGAAAATCCAAAAACTTTACCAAAATGGTTAGAAGCTAATGTTGATAACTATGAAGGAAAAGTAGTTGCAGAGCCATCAAGAGAAGATATAGATGTGCCTGTTAACGAAACACTTATTGTTGAGTTATACAGTAAATAA
- a CDS encoding DNA-directed RNA polymerase subunit alpha: protein MLEIEKPIIECIEANEDGTYGKYVVEPLERGYGITLGNALRRILLSSLPGVATTSVKIDGVLHEFSTVQGVKEDVTELILNIKSLALRMNGEGPKVIYIDAKGPGEVTGADIKTDGDVEVVNKNLHIATLDNDGRLYMELTVNKGRGYVTQNKNKSDELPISAIAVDSIYTPVKRVNFTVDNTRVGQITDYDKLTLEIWTNGTIKIDEAISLSAKILIEHFKLFMSLTDNTNDVEIMIEKEDDKKEKVLEMTVEELDLSVRSYNCLKRAGINTVQELATKSMDDMMKVRNLGKKSLEEVERKLKELGLALKLSEE from the coding sequence ATGTTAGAAATCGAAAAGCCAATAATAGAATGTATAGAAGCTAATGAAGATGGTACTTATGGTAAGTACGTTGTTGAACCACTTGAAAGAGGATACGGTATTACATTAGGAAATGCCCTAAGAAGAATATTATTATCATCTCTTCCAGGAGTTGCAACAACCTCTGTCAAAATTGATGGTGTGCTTCATGAGTTTTCTACTGTTCAAGGAGTTAAAGAAGATGTTACTGAATTAATTCTTAATATCAAATCATTAGCTCTAAGAATGAATGGTGAAGGTCCAAAAGTTATTTATATTGATGCTAAAGGACCAGGAGAAGTTACTGGAGCAGATATAAAGACTGATGGTGATGTTGAAGTTGTTAATAAGAATTTACATATTGCAACTTTAGATAACGATGGAAGACTTTATATGGAATTGACAGTTAATAAGGGAAGAGGATATGTTACTCAAAATAAAAATAAGAGTGATGAATTGCCTATTTCAGCTATAGCAGTTGATTCTATTTATACACCAGTAAAAAGAGTTAATTTTACTGTTGATAATACAAGAGTTGGTCAAATTACTGATTATGATAAATTAACTTTAGAAATTTGGACTAATGGTACCATAAAAATAGATGAAGCTATTAGTTTATCAGCAAAGATACTTATTGAACATTTTAAATTATTCATGTCATTAACAGATAATACTAATGATGTTGAAATAATGATAGAAAAAGAAGACGATAAGAAAGAAAAAGTCCTAGAAATGACTGTAGAAGAACTTGATTTATCAGTTAGATCATATAACTGTTTAAAGAGAGCTGGAATTAATACAGTACAAGAACTTGCCACAAAGTCGATGGATGATATGATGAAGGTAAGGAATTTAGGAAAGAAATCTTTAGAAGAAGTTGAAAGAAAGCTTAAGGAATTAGGTTTAGCACTAAAACTAAGCGAGGAGTAA
- the rplQ gene encoding 50S ribosomal protein L17, which produces MAGYRKLGLPTDQRKAMLRNLVTSLLKHGKIETTETRAKETRSLAEKMITLGKRGDLHARRQVLSYVQEELVVKNLFDNVAPKYAERNGGYTRIIKKGPRRGDGAEIVILELV; this is translated from the coding sequence ATGGCAGGTTATCGTAAACTAGGTCTTCCTACAGACCAAAGAAAAGCTATGCTAAGAAATCTTGTTACTAGTCTATTAAAACATGGTAAAATCGAAACAACTGAAACAAGAGCTAAAGAAACTAGATCATTAGCAGAAAAAATGATTACTCTTGGAAAAAGAGGAGATCTTCATGCTAGAAGACAAGTATTATCTTATGTTCAAGAAGAATTAGTTGTTAAGAATTTATTTGATAATGTAGCTCCAAAGTATGCTGAGAGAAACGGCGGATATACAAGAATAATTAAAAAAGGTCCTAGAAGAGGGGACGGAGCTGAGATAGTAATACTTGAATTAGTATAA
- a CDS encoding energy-coupling factor transporter ATPase codes for MSDAMIKCAKVSFKYVKDTEGVKQEKYAIKDVDLEVKRGEFLVVLGHNGSGKSTIAKHMNALVVPSEGTVIVDGLDTSKMENVWEIRSRAGMVFQNPDNQLVATIVEEDVAFGPENLGIEPLEIRKRVDESLEKVGMSKYKRHAPHLLSGGQKQRIAIAGILAIQPECIIFDEPTAMLDPSGRREVLKTINELNKIHGITIVLITHYMDEAAQADRIVVMDGGSVKMEGTPREIFPQVERMKKIGLDVPQVTELAYELKKAGIDINEKILNVDEMVNELCQLK; via the coding sequence ATGAGTGATGCGATGATAAAGTGTGCAAAAGTATCTTTTAAATATGTAAAGGATACAGAAGGAGTTAAGCAAGAAAAATATGCAATAAAAGATGTAGATTTGGAGGTAAAAAGGGGGGAGTTTTTAGTAGTTTTAGGACATAATGGATCAGGTAAATCAACAATAGCTAAGCATATGAATGCATTGGTCGTACCATCAGAGGGAACAGTGATTGTAGATGGCTTGGATACTAGTAAAATGGAGAATGTATGGGAGATTAGATCTAGAGCAGGAATGGTGTTTCAAAATCCTGATAACCAATTAGTTGCTACTATAGTAGAAGAAGATGTAGCTTTTGGACCAGAGAATTTAGGAATAGAACCATTAGAAATAAGAAAAAGAGTCGATGAGAGTCTAGAGAAAGTTGGAATGAGCAAATATAAAAGGCATGCACCACATCTTTTATCTGGTGGACAAAAGCAAAGAATTGCTATAGCAGGAATACTTGCAATACAACCTGAATGTATAATTTTTGATGAGCCGACAGCAATGTTGGATCCATCAGGTAGAAGGGAAGTTCTAAAAACCATAAATGAATTAAATAAAATTCATGGTATTACTATTGTATTGATAACACACTACATGGATGAGGCAGCTCAAGCTGATAGAATTGTAGTAATGGATGGTGGAAGTGTAAAAATGGAGGGGACTCCTAGAGAAATTTTTCCTCAGGTAGAGCGAATGAAAAAGATAGGTTTAGACGTTCCACAGGTTACTGAATTAGCTTATGAGCTAAAAAAGGCAGGAATAGATATAAACGAAAAAATATTAAATGTGGATGAGATGGTGAATGAATTATGTCAATTAAAGTAG
- a CDS encoding energy-coupling factor transporter ATPase, whose amino-acid sequence MSIKVENLTHIYMPKSPFEKTALDNVSLEIKDGEFVALIGHTGSGKSTLIQHFNGLLEATSGEIIVDGTNITDKKAKLTDIRKKVGLVFQYPEYQIFEETIAKDIEFGPRNLGLSDSEINERVIRAMEMVGLDYETYKDRSPFDLSGGQKRRVAIAGVIAMQPTTLILDEPTAGLDPKGRDDILDQIRKLHEDYNMTIIIVSHSMEDVAKIAERIIVMNGGKVALQGTPAEVFKEVDVLEKIGLGVPQVTYLIRELRKKGFDIPDNIFTIEEAKKQLLSTLRINKVKGE is encoded by the coding sequence ATGTCAATTAAAGTAGAAAATTTAACACACATATATATGCCTAAGAGTCCATTTGAAAAGACTGCATTGGACAATGTGTCTTTAGAAATAAAAGATGGAGAATTTGTAGCACTAATTGGGCATACTGGCTCTGGTAAATCTACTTTAATACAACATTTTAATGGTTTACTAGAAGCAACTAGTGGAGAAATAATTGTTGATGGAACAAATATTACTGATAAAAAAGCAAAGCTTACGGATATAAGAAAAAAGGTTGGCTTGGTATTTCAGTATCCGGAATATCAAATTTTTGAGGAAACTATAGCCAAGGATATTGAATTTGGGCCTAGAAATTTAGGACTTTCAGATAGTGAAATTAATGAGAGAGTAATTAGGGCCATGGAAATGGTTGGTCTGGACTATGAGACTTATAAAGATAGGTCGCCATTTGACTTAAGTGGCGGTCAGAAGAGAAGAGTAGCAATTGCAGGGGTTATAGCAATGCAACCTACAACACTAATATTGGATGAGCCTACGGCAGGGTTAGATCCAAAGGGTAGAGATGATATATTAGATCAGATAAGAAAGCTACATGAGGATTATAATATGACTATAATTATAGTTAGTCATAGTATGGAGGATGTTGCAAAGATTGCAGAAAGAATTATTGTGATGAATGGTGGAAAAGTAGCACTACAAGGAACTCCAGCAGAAGTATTTAAAGAAGTTGATGTGCTAGAGAAGATAGGACTTGGCGTCCCTCAGGTAACATATCTAATAAGAGAACTAAGAAAAAAAGGATTTGACATTCCAGATAATATATTTACGATAGAGGAAGCAAAAAAGCAACTTTTGTCTACTTTGAGGATAAATAAAGTGAAAGGGGAATAG